A stretch of Penaeus vannamei isolate JL-2024 chromosome 18, ASM4276789v1, whole genome shotgun sequence DNA encodes these proteins:
- the LOC138864790 gene encoding uncharacterized protein (The sequence of the model RefSeq protein was modified relative to this genomic sequence to represent the inferred CDS: added 81 bases not found in genome assembly), whose amino-acid sequence MAALRSKFRGTYTSSDFYKVLYDIRMTPSQAPMDFFLQLEGHVYQGYRDHREAIGDPSELVKRVFLSGIPAWLQDFLSVKEDGSPTQIAETAQRIWNSRNGIRHSDTSPAEENPYHPNRSPRGRDLYAMPVVAERSSPPDHRSPVREKWCEHHRVRTHGTSECRARAEILDPVSATTMLPLQRVTKLQELLAGSIQGAPHVETLPLKKRMAVTGPTGRPVAELNVSGSSVRCFIDTGSEATIIKPQALKRIDPHNHLCRRKTYSILQGVSGQPINTLSEVTLVFCINSDLEMHHTVTVCDVRFPGDILLGMDFLRRTTFSLSSRSQDDCACLTLEGQEFPVNYTDAQSLQLSVVRVTTPEVPENAEESHFSPSRLSPPDISSAVHLYRTTELPPHSGHFLEGVVARSCSDDGDVLFTPQVTAVCISPFVLSTVSRRRCPVWAVNSTTRPIRLTQGTCLGMVSAVEAVFTAETSASETSDSNACNSACPDLSDDQKEDENFQWEEDQFDRTFGIEDFGYGSTATDVADDLPPSQALAAIEAANIPDYPLPLETEYQMPDLDHLGEDQRQELLRLLGSYSTLFDGGEDAVGHIPGIQHRIDTGQATPVCTRQWRLPQATRQTIRKQCDAMLKNGVIESSTSPWLSPVVLVKKKDGSLRFCVDYRNLNAVTTADTFPLPRIDELIDELGPSDTFTTLDARAAYWSVEVHPEDRPKTAFSDGYRLFQFRRLPFGLSTTPTTFQRTMNFVLSSVLGHHTLAYLDDVIVYSRGFSQHLKDLEETLQLLAAAGLKLNIEKCKFAATTINFLGFTISPGVSPHQDKVAAILATPAPRTVKEVRRFLGATGFFRKHIEGYATNAAPLHLLLKKGQSWKWEKDQQQAFEELKRRLASAPVLRQPDFTQPFELHTDASSIALGAALIQRDHDGAPHAIAYYSRKLRDPETRYPAIDCEALAVVEGVRVFDSYLYGRKFLIYTDHRPLVYIFKHRTKSPRMTRYAHDLSYYDFEIRYKEGPTNYVPDLLSRQIAAIDVRELSSQELALE is encoded by the exons ATGGCGGCTCTCCGTAGTAAGTTCCGAGGTACCTACACTTCCTCGGACTTCTACAAGGTTCTATACGACATCCGGATGACACCAAGCCAGGCACCAATGGACTTCTTTTTGCAGTTGGAAGGGCACGTCTACCAGGGATACAGGGATCACCGCGAGGCCATTGGTGATCCATCCGAACTAGTGAAGAGGGTCTTCCTGAGTGGCATCCCCGCATGGCTCCAAGACTTCCTCTCTGTTAAAGAAGATGGTAGCCCAACCCAGATAGCCGAAACAGCACAGCGCATCTGGAATTCACGCAATGGCATAAGGCATAGTGATACTTCACCAGCAGAGGAAAATCCCTACCACCCTAATCGCTCTCCACGGGGTCGGGATTTGTACGCTATGCCGGTAGTTGCTGAGCGTTCCAGTCCACCTGATCATCGATCACCTGTTAGGGAGAAGTGGTGTGAGCATCATCGGGTAAGAACTCATGGTACATCTGAGTGCAGAGCCAGGGCTGAGATCCTAGATCCAGTCTCCGCGACGACGATGCTACCATTGCAGAG GGTGACCAAGCTCCAGGAACTGCTGGCAGGTTCGATCCAAGGAGCACCTCACGTGGAAACGTTACCTCTCAAGAAGAGAATGGCAGTGACAGGGCCTACCGGACGGCCAGTTGCAGAACTCAATGTTAGTGGTTCTTCAGTCCGCTGCTTTATTGATACAGGATCCGAAGCGACAATTATTAAACCCCAAGCTCTCAAGCGGATTGATCCTCATAACCACCTATGTCGGAGGAAGACTTACAGCATTCTGCAAGGCGTGTCTGGTCAACCAATCAACACCCTGAGTGAGGTAACCCTTGTTTTCTGCATTAACTCAGACCTTGAAATGCACCATACGGTCACTGTGTGTGATGTAAGATTTCCTGGAGACATACTCTTGGGGATGGACTTTTTGAGAAGAACCACCTTTAGCCTGTCCTCTAGGTCCCAGGATGACTGTGCCTGCCTGACTTTAGAAGGCCAGGAGTTTCCCGTGAATTATACTGATGCCCAATCCCTGCAGCTGAGTGTAGTGAGAGTGACCACACCAGAAGTTCCAGAGAATGCTGAAGAGAGCCACTTTTCCCCGTCTCGCTTGTCACCACCTGACATCTCTTCTGCTGTGCACCTTTACCGAACTACAGAGCTTCCACCACACAGTGGGCATTTCTTGGAGGGTGTAGTGGCAAGGTCTTGTTCTGATGATGGGGATGTATTGTTTACACCGCAAGTAACAGCTGTGTGCATATCACCGTTTGTGCTGAGCACTGTTTCTAGACGGCGATGCCCTGTGTGGGCAGTCAACAGCACAACAAGGCCAATTCGATTAACACAAGGGACATGTTTGGGGATGGTATCTGCTGTTGAGGCTGTTTTTACGGCAGAAACCTCAGCCTCCGAGACTTCCGACTCCAATGCCTGTAACTCTGCTTGTCCAGATTTGAGTGATGAccaaaaggaagatgagaatttCCAGTGGGAGGAAGACCAGTTTGACAGAACCTTTGGGATAGAGGATTTTGGTTATGGCAGCACTGCCACTGATGTTGCTGATGATCTTCCGCCATCACAAGCCCTTGCCGCAATCGAAGCTGCTAATATACCAGATTACCCATTGCCCTTGGAGACTGAATACCAGATGCCTGATCTGGATCACTTAGGAGAAGATCAACGCCAGGAGTTGCTGAGACTTCTGGGTAGTTACAGTACCCTTTTTGATGGAGGTGAGGATGCTGTGGGCCACATCCCAGGCATTCAGCACAGGATTGATACAGGGCAAGCAACACCTGTATGTACCCGCCAGTGGCGTCTCCCGCAAGCAACCCGTCAAACAATACGCAAGCAGTGTGATGCCATGCTCAAGAATGGTGTCATTGAATCTTCAACTTCACCGTGGTTGAGCCCTGTTGTCCtggtgaagaagaaagatgggtCACTTAGGTTCTGTGTGGATTACAGGAACTTGAATGCAGTAACAACAGCGGATACGTTCCCTCTACCAAGAATTGATGAGCTTATTGATGAATTAGGCCCATCCGATACGTTCACCACTCTGGATGCAAGGGCAGCGTATTGGAGTGTTGAGGTTCATCCTGAAGACCGCCCCAAGACAGCATTTAGCGATGGCTATAGGCTTTTTCAGTTTCGGAGGCTACCCTTTGGCCTCAGTACTACACCTACCACTTTCCAGAGGACGATGAATTTCGTCTTATCATCTGTTCTTGGACACCACACCTTAGCATACTTGGATGATGTGATTGTGTACTCCAGGGGCTTCTCACAGCACTTGAAAGATCTAGAAGAAACCTTGCAGCTGCTGGCAGCAGCTGGATTGAAGCTGAACATAGAAAAGTGCAAGTTTGCTGCAACCACAATCAACTTCCTTGGTTTCACTATATCTCCCGGTGTATCGCCTCATCAAGATAAAGTTGCAGCTATTTTGGCAACACCTGCACCGCGAACTGTTAAGGAAGTCCGTCGATTTTTGGGTGCAACAGGCTTCTTTAGGAAGCATATAGAAGGATATGCAACCAACGCAGCTCCACTTCACCTCCTCTTGAAGAAAGGCCAGAgttggaagtgggagaaagaccaGCAACAAGCATTTGAAGAACTGAAAAGGCGTCTGGCATCAGCTCCAGTTCTGCGGCAGCCAGACTTCACGCAACCCTTTGAGTTACACACAGATGCAAGTAGTATCGCTTTGGGAGCAGCTTTAATCCAACGAGATCACGACGGTGCACCGCATGCTATTGCGTACTATAGTAGGAAACTACGCGACCCTGAAACTCGTTATCCAGCCATTGACTGTGAGGCATTAGCGGTTGTAGAGGGCGTTAGGGTCTTTGATTCGTATTTATATGGCCGCAAGTTTTTGATCTACACAGACCATCGTCCTCTTGTATACATCTTTAAACATCGGACAAAATCACCACGGATGACCAGGTACGCCCATGATCTGTCCTATTACGACTTCGAGATCAGGTATAAAGAGGGGCCCACCA